The proteins below come from a single Halobacillus salinarum genomic window:
- the mngA gene encoding PTS 2-O-a-mannosyl-D-glycerate transporter subunit IIABC codes for MHLQSLTSPELISTNHTFPSKQEAIRYLVDQLDEKNKLHSKEEFYQAVMEREDLSPTGLEGGLAIPHGKSTAVKEAAFAVASLKTPIDDWESVDENNRVELVMLLAIPENEAGSTHLNLLAEMMTRLADPDYKARLLEAKTSEAFFAALDAEEEPEKEETEEPSKLILAVTACPAGIAHTYMAAEALVRAGREYNAKVLVEKQGANGIEDRHKKADIANADAVIFAADVAVKNPDRYVRLPRVTTSVAAPLKNAGKIIEEALEKSKQTAPHTEDVHVEDDFDDEPDEKPFKAEIKDSIMTGISYIIPIIVAGGMTLAFAVLISQAFGLQDVYAEEGSWLWLYRQLGGTMLGTIMVPVLSAYMAYSIADKPALGPGFAAGIAANLIGSGFLGGMLGGFLAGYIIKFLKKNVQTSGTFSGFVSFWLYPVAGTLSVGAIMMFVVGEPLAALNNGLIHWLEGLSGGNAILLGVILGAMVSFDLGGPVNKAAYTFCIGAMASGNIMPYAAFASVKMVSAFAVTGATIVGKQYFTKPEQEVGKQTWLLGLAGITEGAIPFMINDPLRVIPSLIAGSAVTGGIVAYFDVGLDVPGAGIFSLALLKGPALFTAASIWLGAALLGAFISMVLLIITRKNRLKKKPQTTEERDEAPQMKTAVN; via the coding sequence ATGCACTTACAAAGTTTGACCTCACCTGAGCTGATCAGTACGAATCATACGTTTCCTTCGAAGCAGGAAGCGATTCGTTATTTAGTCGATCAGCTTGATGAAAAGAACAAGCTTCATTCGAAGGAAGAGTTTTACCAAGCCGTTATGGAACGAGAAGACCTGTCGCCAACAGGACTTGAAGGCGGGCTGGCGATCCCGCACGGCAAATCAACCGCCGTCAAGGAAGCCGCTTTTGCGGTGGCTTCCCTTAAAACACCGATCGACGATTGGGAAAGTGTGGACGAAAATAATCGCGTTGAGCTCGTGATGCTGCTTGCGATTCCTGAAAATGAAGCGGGATCCACGCACTTGAATCTGCTGGCGGAAATGATGACGCGGCTGGCCGATCCTGATTACAAAGCCCGTCTACTGGAAGCGAAAACGAGTGAAGCGTTCTTTGCTGCGCTTGATGCAGAAGAAGAGCCTGAAAAGGAAGAAACAGAGGAACCGAGCAAACTCATTTTAGCGGTCACCGCTTGTCCGGCAGGGATCGCACACACATATATGGCAGCAGAAGCGCTCGTCCGTGCCGGCCGGGAATACAATGCCAAAGTGCTCGTTGAAAAGCAAGGCGCAAACGGCATTGAAGACCGCCATAAGAAAGCAGACATTGCGAATGCCGATGCGGTCATTTTCGCCGCAGACGTGGCCGTGAAAAATCCGGACCGCTACGTCCGGCTGCCGCGCGTGACGACTTCTGTTGCGGCCCCGTTAAAAAATGCCGGAAAAATCATCGAGGAAGCATTGGAGAAATCGAAACAGACCGCTCCTCATACGGAAGACGTACATGTGGAAGACGACTTCGATGATGAACCGGACGAAAAACCGTTTAAAGCAGAAATCAAAGATTCGATTATGACCGGGATTTCCTACATCATCCCGATTATCGTCGCCGGCGGGATGACGCTTGCATTTGCCGTCCTCATCTCCCAAGCCTTTGGCCTGCAGGATGTGTATGCAGAAGAAGGCTCGTGGCTGTGGCTGTACCGCCAGCTTGGCGGCACGATGCTCGGAACGATTATGGTTCCCGTCCTGTCTGCCTACATGGCGTACTCGATTGCTGATAAACCGGCGCTTGGACCTGGTTTTGCTGCCGGGATTGCTGCGAACTTAATCGGCAGCGGCTTCTTAGGCGGGATGCTCGGTGGTTTTCTTGCAGGGTACATCATCAAGTTTTTAAAGAAAAATGTCCAGACTTCAGGCACATTCTCCGGCTTCGTCAGCTTCTGGCTCTATCCAGTGGCCGGGACGCTCTCGGTCGGTGCGATTATGATGTTTGTCGTCGGCGAGCCGCTGGCGGCGTTAAACAACGGCTTGATCCACTGGCTGGAAGGCTTATCCGGCGGGAATGCGATCCTTCTCGGCGTGATTTTAGGCGCGATGGTCTCCTTTGACCTCGGCGGACCGGTCAATAAAGCAGCTTACACGTTCTGTATCGGGGCGATGGCGAGCGGTAACATTATGCCGTACGCGGCTTTTGCTTCGGTGAAAATGGTCTCAGCCTTTGCCGTGACCGGCGCCACCATTGTCGGGAAGCAGTATTTCACCAAGCCTGAACAGGAAGTCGGCAAGCAGACGTGGCTGCTGGGGCTTGCCGGGATTACAGAAGGGGCAATTCCGTTTATGATCAACGATCCACTGCGCGTTATCCCGTCGTTAATCGCGGGTTCTGCCGTGACCGGTGGCATCGTCGCTTACTTTGATGTCGGCTTAGATGTGCCGGGTGCGGGAATTTTCTCCCTGGCGTTGTTAAAAGGTCCAGCCCTATTTACAGCAGCGAGCATCTGGCTAGGTGCCGCTCTGCTTGGGGCATTCATATCCATGGTACTGCTGATCATTACGAGAAAGAATCGATTGAAAAAAAAACCGCAGACCACTGAAGAGCGGGACGAAGCACCACAAATGAAAACAGCTGTGAACTAA
- a CDS encoding YciI family protein — protein MKYLCLAYGDEAGWNALNDNEKQELLANDRVIRDRGNLVTAVKPQVTAVRNWDKNLKVTEGTDEHHGLPLAGFSIIEAENVEEVIDLVANTPCARANGVIEIRPFWNLEN, from the coding sequence ATGAAATATCTTTGCCTGGCGTATGGAGATGAAGCGGGTTGGAATGCGTTGAACGATAATGAAAAGCAGGAATTGCTGGCTAACGATCGCGTGATCCGCGACCGTGGGAACCTGGTAACCGCCGTAAAGCCGCAAGTAACAGCTGTAAGGAATTGGGATAAAAACCTGAAGGTGACCGAAGGGACGGATGAGCACCACGGTCTTCCGCTTGCAGGGTTTTCTATCATTGAGGCAGAGAATGTGGAGGAAGTGATCGACCTTGTCGCGAACACGCCGTGTGCCCGGGCCAATGGCGTCATTGAGATCCGGCCGTTTTGGAATTTGGAGAATTAG
- a CDS encoding SDR family oxidoreductase produces the protein MARKVVVVTGATRGIGRNTALYFAKKDYTVIGTGRDEAKLDELQTELSEFSIENKAWKLDVTKPESSQQVVQEVADAFGRIDVWVNNAGSFKAIGPTWEVDAENWVTDVTTNLIGTFYCVQAIVPQLLKQGSGRIVNIVGGGTFSAFPYGNGYGTSKTAIARLTENLAAELADTDVKAFALDPGLNDTDMTRYQRDTDIGQKYLPKIEELFEEGVDVPPERAPMFVHAFGEGRLDEFEGRIVTVNEELKEYEKESSLEESDFKLRYMKK, from the coding sequence ATGGCAAGAAAAGTCGTCGTCGTGACAGGAGCAACGAGAGGGATCGGCAGAAATACAGCCCTTTATTTTGCGAAAAAGGACTATACCGTCATTGGCACCGGAAGAGATGAAGCGAAGCTTGATGAGCTGCAAACCGAGCTCAGTGAATTTTCCATTGAGAATAAAGCATGGAAACTCGACGTTACGAAGCCGGAAAGCAGTCAACAGGTCGTGCAGGAAGTTGCCGATGCATTCGGCAGAATCGATGTCTGGGTGAACAACGCGGGCTCTTTTAAAGCGATCGGCCCGACGTGGGAAGTGGACGCAGAAAACTGGGTAACCGACGTCACCACTAATCTCATCGGCACCTTTTACTGCGTGCAGGCGATCGTTCCGCAGCTGTTAAAGCAGGGCAGCGGACGAATCGTCAACATCGTGGGCGGCGGCACCTTCAGCGCGTTTCCATACGGCAACGGCTACGGGACGTCCAAGACCGCTATCGCCCGCTTGACGGAGAACTTAGCTGCTGAACTTGCGGACACCGACGTCAAAGCCTTTGCCTTAGATCCGGGCTTGAACGACACCGATATGACCCGCTACCAGCGCGATACAGACATCGGCCAGAAATACCTGCCGAAAATCGAAGAACTGTTCGAAGAAGGCGTCGATGTGCCGCCGGAGCGGGCGCCCATGTTTGTCCATGCTTTCGGCGAAGGAAGGCTTGATGAATTTGAAGGAAGAATTGTGACGGTGAATGAGGAATTAAAAGAGTATGAGAAGGAGTCCAGCTTAGAAGAAAGTGATTTTAAGCTGCGGTACATGAAAAAATAA
- a CDS encoding MurR/RpiR family transcriptional regulator gives MNLEERARKYEYKLNDNDDQIIDYIVSHKSLVIENSIQSLAKSLYTVPNTITRLSKKLGYDGFSQLKNSLKEELESVNLDREDSSSYNLKRTLELLDEEMLAKIAKRIHQAQHVYVFGVGDTVPFCELFSTHLKIGGKQAEYFLHRHDAVYALNHASKQDVLFLISMSGETKQILEMVELARERGITIISLTHFSENSLQQTADYKFFFYSPKRMLENYNISDKTPVMLALQVLSNRLWETV, from the coding sequence ATGAACCTGGAAGAACGCGCACGCAAATACGAATATAAACTGAACGACAATGATGACCAGATTATCGACTACATCGTGAGTCATAAATCCCTGGTCATCGAAAACTCGATTCAGTCGTTAGCCAAATCTCTCTACACCGTTCCCAACACGATTACGCGTTTATCGAAGAAGCTTGGCTATGACGGGTTTTCTCAATTGAAGAACAGCTTAAAGGAAGAGCTCGAGTCGGTGAATCTCGACCGGGAGGATAGCAGCTCCTACAATTTGAAGCGGACACTTGAGCTGTTGGATGAGGAGATGCTTGCGAAGATTGCGAAGCGGATTCATCAGGCGCAGCACGTGTATGTATTTGGAGTCGGGGATACGGTGCCGTTTTGCGAGCTGTTTTCCACGCACTTGAAAATTGGCGGAAAGCAGGCGGAGTATTTCCTGCACCGGCATGATGCGGTGTATGCGCTCAATCACGCAAGTAAGCAGGACGTGCTGTTTTTAATCAGCATGTCAGGGGAGACGAAGCAGATTTTGGAGATGGTGGAGCTTGCGCGTGAGCGGGGGATTACGATTATTTCGTTAACCCATTTCTCTGAAAATTCGCTGCAGCAGACCGCGGATTACAAATTCTTCTTTTACTCCCCGAAGCGGATGCTTGAGAATTACAACATTTCAGATAAGACGCCGGTGATGCTTGCGCTGCAAGTCTTATCGAACCGGTTATGGGAAACCGTTTGA